The following coding sequences lie in one Pseudomonadota bacterium genomic window:
- a CDS encoding polysaccharide biosynthesis tyrosine autokinase — MATPLLRQHATPQATSTDEASDVWSALQFLWANKWLILALAAASAVATMFWTLQQPKIYQASCTIEYDPSPPRPLGRAVEDVSNPVSYYWSTKEFYKTQNLVIASRSVSERAALKLALHRDPDFMDVPPEEKGAWEGAEPSDAAKLLQRRLGVEQEKDTRIVHVRVRDRDPERAALLANAVTDAYIDKTVDDRLGSTTSALSWLKQQLDGLKGQLEGSELALHKFKEDHNVLSLSLEERQNIVSNKIQRLSQRLTEAQTRRVEAQARVSALKEANHDNPFSVRAKVVLQDRSIENLYQKHREGVAEREALSARYGEAHPEIKAIDARIIALRSQLRSAIDGLISSAESELREVQSVERGVKKELDDAHRAGMDLNLREIEYRRLSRKMENNEKLYGVVLSRTAETDLTRALRLSHVRIVDRALPPLHHVSPRLPINLAIGVLAGMAIAVALALAIARSDKTLRSAAAAEALGVTILGIIPKVTDNASPGGYRYGRRKRRRKRQEEPVENKDLIVHTHPRSAAAECSRTIRTNLAFMSADRPYKSLVVTSASPREGKTTVAINTAIAIAQSGKSVLLVDTDLRKPRIHRVFKLVPGAGITSVLVEHAELESAVQRTEIPGLSVIPCGPIPPNPAELLHTAQFQRFAELAREQFDTIIFDSPPLSAVTDAAIVATQVDGAIVVVRENKTTRDALLSAKRQLSDVSANLLGGIMNDVDLASRKYGYGYGQYYYYYRSEGYYAQEEETRETHRTDEDRPAAS; from the coding sequence ATGGCTACGCCTCTTCTGAGACAGCACGCCACACCCCAGGCCACTTCGACGGACGAGGCCTCCGATGTCTGGAGCGCGCTCCAGTTCCTGTGGGCCAACAAGTGGCTGATACTGGCGCTAGCAGCTGCATCTGCTGTCGCCACGATGTTCTGGACGTTGCAGCAACCCAAGATCTACCAGGCCTCGTGTACGATCGAGTACGACCCGTCACCGCCACGCCCCTTGGGCCGAGCGGTCGAAGATGTATCTAACCCTGTTTCGTACTACTGGTCTACGAAGGAGTTCTACAAGACTCAGAACCTGGTCATCGCTAGCCGCAGCGTGTCGGAACGCGCCGCGCTCAAGCTCGCTCTGCACCGCGATCCGGACTTCATGGACGTCCCGCCGGAGGAGAAGGGCGCGTGGGAAGGGGCGGAACCCAGCGACGCGGCGAAACTACTGCAGCGGCGCCTTGGAGTGGAGCAGGAAAAGGATACACGCATCGTGCATGTTCGAGTGCGCGACCGCGACCCGGAGCGAGCGGCGCTCCTGGCTAACGCCGTGACCGATGCCTATATCGACAAGACCGTCGATGACCGCCTGGGCTCGACGACGTCAGCGCTATCCTGGCTGAAGCAACAGCTTGACGGACTGAAAGGGCAGCTCGAGGGTTCTGAGCTCGCACTGCACAAGTTCAAGGAGGACCATAACGTCCTGTCGCTGTCGCTCGAGGAGCGGCAGAACATCGTATCCAACAAGATCCAGCGGCTGAGCCAGCGGCTGACCGAGGCCCAAACGAGGCGCGTCGAGGCTCAAGCCCGCGTTAGTGCGCTCAAGGAGGCAAATCACGACAATCCCTTCAGTGTCCGTGCCAAGGTTGTGCTGCAGGATCGTTCCATCGAGAATCTGTACCAGAAACACCGAGAGGGGGTGGCGGAGCGTGAAGCCCTGTCGGCTCGTTATGGGGAGGCCCACCCCGAAATCAAGGCGATTGATGCGCGCATCATCGCTCTTCGCAGCCAGTTGCGCTCCGCGATCGACGGCTTGATATCGAGTGCTGAATCGGAGCTGAGGGAGGTCCAAAGCGTCGAACGCGGGGTAAAGAAGGAGCTTGATGACGCTCATCGGGCCGGAATGGACCTGAACCTGCGCGAGATCGAGTATCGCCGTCTGAGCCGCAAGATGGAAAACAACGAGAAGCTCTACGGCGTTGTCCTAAGTCGCACGGCTGAGACCGATCTGACTCGTGCGCTCCGACTATCCCATGTTCGCATCGTAGATCGGGCTCTGCCACCGCTGCACCACGTGAGCCCGCGACTGCCCATCAATCTTGCTATTGGAGTCTTGGCTGGCATGGCCATTGCGGTCGCGCTGGCGCTGGCCATCGCACGCAGCGACAAGACATTGCGCTCGGCAGCTGCAGCCGAGGCGCTCGGGGTCACTATCCTCGGGATCATCCCCAAGGTCACCGACAACGCAAGCCCGGGGGGCTACCGCTACGGTCGCAGGAAGCGTCGCCGCAAGCGTCAAGAGGAACCCGTCGAAAACAAGGACCTTATCGTGCACACTCACCCTCGCTCGGCGGCGGCGGAGTGCAGCAGGACCATACGGACCAACCTCGCGTTCATGTCGGCCGACCGGCCCTACAAGAGCCTCGTGGTGACCAGCGCCAGCCCACGGGAGGGGAAGACCACGGTTGCGATCAACACGGCCATTGCCATCGCCCAGAGCGGCAAGAGCGTCTTGCTGGTGGACACGGACCTGCGGAAGCCCAGAATCCATAGAGTCTTCAAGCTCGTGCCAGGCGCGGGAATTACGTCCGTCCTGGTGGAGCATGCCGAACTCGAGTCCGCCGTCCAGCGCACTGAAATCCCCGGGCTGTCGGTTATTCCTTGCGGCCCGATACCACCGAACCCTGCGGAGCTTCTACACACAGCGCAGTTCCAGCGCTTTGCCGAGTTGGCGCGCGAGCAATTCGACACGATCATCTTCGATAGCCCTCCACTTTCGGCGGTGACCGACGCGGCTATCGTCGCGACCCAGGTCGATGGTGCCATCGTGGTGGTACGGGAAAACAAGACCACGCGTGACGCGCTCCTGTCCGCCAAGAGGCAGCTCTCGGACGTATCAGCGAATCTGCTGGGCGGCATCATGAACGACGTCGACCTTGCGAGCCGCAAGTACGGTTACGGGTACGGCCAGTACTACTACTATTATCGCTCCGAGGGCTACTATGCTCAGGAGGAAGAGACGCGCGAAACCCACCGAACCGACGAGGATCGACCGGCCGCGTCCTAG
- a CDS encoding NAD-dependent epimerase/dehydratase family protein codes for MKTALVCGAGGFIGSHLVCRLKSEGMWVRGVDLKYPEFSETEADDFIMGDLRDIGVCERAVDRRFDEVYQLAADMGGAGFVFTGDNDAAILHNSAAINLNMLETCRKRNVKRIFYSSSACMYPEHNQLDPDNPNCAEDSAYPADPDSEYGWEKLFSERLYLAYHRNHALEVRIARYHNVFGEEGTWTGGREKAPAALCRKVAEADPDGQIEIWGDGKQTRSFLYITECLEGTLRLTRSDWTGPVNIGSDEMVSIDELANIVMKVAGKPVTRKHVPGPLGVRGRNSDNRLIADKLGWRPSMSLEDGIRPTYRWIAKQVQDARNKA; via the coding sequence ATGAAGACAGCGCTTGTTTGTGGTGCAGGAGGCTTCATCGGCTCGCATCTGGTGTGCCGGCTCAAGAGCGAGGGGATGTGGGTCCGTGGTGTCGATTTGAAGTATCCCGAATTCTCCGAAACGGAAGCAGACGACTTCATCATGGGTGATCTGCGTGACATCGGTGTGTGCGAGCGGGCGGTGGACCGGCGCTTTGACGAGGTCTACCAGCTCGCTGCGGACATGGGCGGCGCGGGGTTCGTGTTCACCGGGGACAACGACGCCGCGATCCTGCACAACTCGGCCGCGATCAACCTCAACATGCTGGAGACCTGCCGCAAGCGGAACGTGAAAAGGATCTTCTACTCCTCGTCAGCCTGTATGTACCCCGAGCACAACCAGCTGGATCCGGACAACCCGAATTGCGCCGAGGACAGCGCCTACCCCGCGGACCCGGACAGCGAATACGGCTGGGAAAAGCTCTTCAGCGAGCGGCTGTATCTGGCCTACCACCGCAACCATGCCTTGGAGGTACGCATCGCCCGCTATCACAACGTCTTCGGGGAAGAGGGCACCTGGACCGGTGGGCGCGAGAAGGCGCCAGCGGCCCTGTGCCGCAAGGTGGCCGAGGCCGACCCGGACGGCCAGATCGAGATCTGGGGAGACGGCAAGCAAACGCGCTCCTTTCTATACATTACCGAGTGCCTGGAAGGCACGCTGCGGCTCACCCGCTCGGACTGGACAGGGCCGGTCAATATCGGCTCGGACGAGATGGTCAGCATTGATGAGCTCGCCAACATCGTCATGAAGGTAGCGGGCAAGCCCGTGACGCGTAAGCACGTGCCCGGTCCCTTGGGAGTGCGAGGGCGCAACTCGGACAACCGGCTTATTGCAGACAAGCTTG